In a single window of the Leptospira sanjuanensis genome:
- a CDS encoding ParA family protein yields MGKIVSISNQKGGVGKTTTSINLAANLASIGKKVLIIDMDPQGNSGSGLGIEINTLGKTSYELLLGESSANECIQRTNVNNLHIIPSNINLSGAEADLLAEDQREYRLKNAVSELRTEYDYILIDCPPSLGILTINALCAADSVMITLQTEYFALEGLTQLMKIISLVQNQLNPSLELEGVLLTMFDKRTNLANQVAEDVKSYFKDKVYTTIIPRNVKLSEAPSFGQTIMSYDPEGVGAQSYRSLALEVAGKN; encoded by the coding sequence ATGGGAAAGATCGTATCGATTAGCAATCAAAAGGGCGGTGTCGGAAAAACGACAACCTCTATCAATCTCGCGGCCAATCTTGCTTCGATCGGAAAAAAGGTTTTGATCATCGATATGGATCCACAGGGAAATTCCGGTTCCGGTTTGGGAATCGAAATCAATACTCTCGGTAAAACATCGTATGAGTTGCTGTTAGGCGAATCTTCCGCGAACGAATGTATTCAAAGAACGAACGTAAACAATCTTCATATCATTCCTTCCAACATCAACTTGAGCGGCGCCGAGGCCGACCTTCTTGCCGAGGATCAAAGAGAATACAGATTAAAAAACGCAGTCTCGGAACTTCGCACGGAATACGATTACATTTTGATCGATTGTCCGCCTTCTTTAGGAATCTTAACGATCAACGCCCTTTGCGCGGCGGACAGCGTAATGATCACGCTTCAAACTGAATATTTCGCTCTCGAAGGTTTGACTCAGCTGATGAAAATTATTTCTCTCGTTCAGAACCAACTCAATCCTTCCTTGGAACTGGAAGGAGTTCTCCTTACCATGTTCGATAAAAGAACCAATCTCGCGAACCAAGTCGCCGAAGACGTTAAATCCTATTTCAAAGATAAAGTTTATACGACCATCATTCCAAGAAACGTAAAATTAAGCGAAGCCCCGTCATTCGGACAAACGATTATGAGTTATGATCCGGAAGGAGTGGGTGCGCAGAGTTACAGAAGTTTAGCTCTGGAAGTCGCAGGGAAGAATTAA
- a CDS encoding TatD family hydrolase, whose product MVSIADTHCHLDIIQSQGLQIADSLKNASESGVKKIVQIGIDLESSLRAQSIANEYSNDSLEIRYSIGCHPTETHEFPNKEEILRLVYENLGDPKLSAIGEIGLDYYHTADTKKQQEEILEAFLDCSSKTQLPVVIHSRDAKEDTVSILKNFRDRAFGVIHCFTYDYPTAKALVDIGYYISFSGIVAFKNAAEIQEAAQKLPLESMLIETDAPFLAPPPFRGKRNEPAYMKFILDKMFSLRQESNVEVERKLFENSIKFMNRKAYHHNA is encoded by the coding sequence ATGGTTTCTATCGCCGATACACATTGTCACCTTGATATAATACAATCCCAAGGTCTGCAAATTGCAGATTCTTTAAAAAATGCTTCGGAATCCGGCGTAAAAAAGATCGTCCAAATCGGGATCGACCTTGAGAGTTCTTTACGCGCGCAATCGATAGCGAACGAATATTCGAATGATTCGTTAGAGATTCGTTATTCGATCGGATGTCATCCAACGGAAACGCATGAGTTTCCAAATAAGGAAGAAATTCTTAGACTCGTATATGAGAACTTAGGCGATCCAAAACTTTCAGCGATCGGCGAAATCGGTCTCGATTATTATCACACTGCGGATACGAAAAAACAACAGGAAGAAATTTTAGAAGCCTTTCTGGATTGTTCGTCTAAAACCCAATTACCGGTTGTGATTCATTCCAGAGACGCAAAAGAAGACACTGTTTCCATTCTTAAGAATTTTCGCGACCGCGCTTTCGGCGTGATTCATTGTTTTACATACGACTATCCGACCGCGAAAGCGTTAGTCGACATCGGGTATTATATTTCTTTTTCGGGAATTGTCGCTTTCAAGAATGCGGCGGAAATTCAAGAAGCCGCCCAAAAACTTCCGTTGGAATCGATGCTGATCGAAACGGACGCTCCGTTTCTGGCCCCTCCTCCGTTCCGCGGAAAAAGAAACGAACCCGCTTATATGAAATTTATTTTGGATAAGATGTTTTCACTCAGACAAGAATCGAATGTCGAAGTGGAACGTAAACTTTTTGAAAACAGTATTAAATTTATGAATCGTAAGGCGTACCATCACAATGCTTGA
- a CDS encoding RsmG family class I SAM-dependent methyltransferase — translation MQDPKEFSIESIQERLKERFPKETDEIIYLFDWKLILKFAIFLREKNEAGGFFSKRDSEEILDRHVLESIYHVFAITKKVGSWKGIQLGDAGTGPGIPGFFFRCLKDHPVVVLIDSQKRKLSHTETFVRSNQITDVKFQFIRAEESKLSLNYVVSRGFIPYPYSVEAVCNLIKVGGTYVPFLGKHDIDAKLEEKVLSYSGFSLESSEELPSLEFLGMRHIKFLKKVSSPRHGYPRAWKDISKESKGGNGKDRID, via the coding sequence ATGCAAGATCCGAAAGAATTCTCCATCGAATCGATTCAAGAAAGATTAAAGGAAAGATTTCCGAAAGAAACTGATGAAATAATTTATTTATTCGATTGGAAGTTGATTCTAAAGTTTGCGATTTTCCTAAGAGAAAAAAACGAAGCGGGTGGATTTTTTTCCAAAAGAGATTCGGAAGAAATTCTGGATCGTCACGTGTTGGAATCCATCTATCACGTCTTTGCGATCACGAAAAAAGTCGGCTCTTGGAAGGGAATTCAACTCGGAGACGCGGGAACCGGACCGGGAATTCCGGGCTTTTTCTTTCGCTGCTTGAAGGATCATCCGGTTGTCGTATTGATCGATTCTCAAAAAAGAAAACTTTCGCATACGGAGACTTTTGTTCGCTCGAACCAAATTACCGATGTAAAATTTCAATTCATCCGCGCGGAAGAATCAAAACTTTCTTTGAATTATGTCGTATCAAGAGGATTTATTCCGTATCCGTATAGCGTTGAGGCAGTTTGTAATCTCATCAAAGTTGGAGGGACTTATGTCCCATTTTTAGGAAAACATGATATAGATGCAAAGTTGGAAGAGAAGGTTCTTTCTTACTCCGGTTTTAGTTTAGAATCTTCGGAAGAATTGCCTTCTCTTGAATTTTTAGGCATGCGACATATTAAATTCTTGAAAAAGGTTTCTAGCCCGAGGCATGGTTATCCAAGAGCTTGGAAGGATATCAGCAAGGAGAGTAAGGGCGGAAATGGGAAAGATCGTATCGATTAG
- a CDS encoding M20/M25/M40 family metallo-hydrolase translates to MNWKKIALGFLGAVALFLLYTIFITEKGIQSLTPKAKFEKRDYGKLAEEASKDLQAYLRIKTVRGNEKQAALFLKGLFDKRGIKTTIFEVPGKPERASIMAEMKGSDPHGGLILTSHIDVVEADPAEWVEHPFSGIRKGDRIYGRGAVDVKGLGIMELYAFFLIHDSGIKLKKNLMYLAVSDEESRSEFGMRFLIAKHRNIFNGYEFVHNEGGVGTKDVVIKGSKIFNIQHAEKGAVWLDLESEDISGHGSTPPIQYAALSLIDFLTELKKMNEVVIIKDETASFFYQMGEVSPFPNSFVLKRSRNPLLGTILNGVIRSNKHLRAMTSNSVSITGVDTHPAGINVITSKANGTIDIRILPGFNENEIYEKVKKLGEKYRVKVTARHLEPGTTSPVDSKYFKILSGVVQQVVPGAVITPFLSPGTTDSSYLRLAGFQCYGLIPALMTSEEIDGIHGKNESTTIEHLKTGIEILHKSVIEFNNASD, encoded by the coding sequence ATGAATTGGAAGAAGATCGCACTCGGCTTTTTAGGAGCCGTCGCATTGTTTTTACTTTATACGATCTTTATTACAGAAAAAGGAATCCAATCCTTAACACCGAAGGCTAAGTTCGAAAAGCGAGACTATGGGAAACTCGCTGAAGAAGCTTCGAAAGATTTACAGGCTTATCTAAGAATCAAAACTGTTCGCGGAAACGAAAAGCAAGCGGCCTTGTTTTTGAAAGGACTCTTCGATAAACGCGGGATCAAAACTACGATCTTTGAAGTTCCGGGTAAACCCGAGCGCGCGAGCATCATGGCGGAGATGAAAGGAAGCGATCCTCATGGCGGTCTGATTCTTACAAGTCATATCGACGTCGTGGAAGCCGATCCTGCCGAGTGGGTGGAACATCCTTTTTCGGGAATTAGAAAAGGGGACCGTATCTATGGTCGAGGCGCAGTAGACGTCAAAGGTCTCGGCATTATGGAACTCTATGCGTTCTTTCTAATCCACGATTCCGGAATCAAACTCAAAAAGAATCTAATGTATCTCGCAGTTTCCGATGAAGAAAGTCGGTCCGAGTTCGGGATGAGATTCTTAATCGCAAAACATAGAAACATTTTCAATGGATATGAATTCGTTCACAACGAAGGCGGAGTCGGTACGAAAGATGTCGTCATCAAAGGAAGTAAGATCTTCAACATTCAACACGCGGAAAAAGGCGCGGTATGGTTGGACTTGGAATCGGAAGATATTTCCGGTCACGGTAGTACTCCGCCGATTCAATACGCCGCATTGAGTCTGATCGATTTTCTTACCGAGCTCAAGAAGATGAATGAAGTAGTTATCATCAAAGACGAAACCGCTTCTTTCTTTTATCAAATGGGAGAAGTAAGTCCCTTTCCGAATTCTTTCGTCTTAAAACGTTCTCGCAATCCGTTGTTGGGAACGATCTTGAACGGAGTCATTCGTTCGAATAAACATTTAAGAGCGATGACAAGCAACTCGGTGAGTATTACAGGAGTCGATACGCATCCTGCCGGTATCAATGTCATCACTTCGAAAGCGAACGGAACGATCGATATCCGTATTCTTCCCGGCTTCAATGAGAATGAAATCTACGAAAAGGTAAAGAAGCTCGGTGAAAAATACAGAGTGAAAGTAACCGCGAGACATCTTGAACCTGGGACGACTTCTCCCGTTGATTCGAAATACTTTAAAATCTTATCGGGTGTCGTTCAACAAGTCGTGCCGGGCGCGGTGATTACTCCCTTCTTGTCACCGGGAACGACAGACTCTTCTTACTTGCGTCTTGCCGGCTTCCAGTGTTACGGTTTAATTCCGGCGTTGATGACTTCGGAAGAGATCGATGGGATTCACGGTAAGAATGAAAGTACGACGATCGAACACCTCAAAACGGGAATCGAAATTCTTCATAAGTCGGTGATCGAATTCAACAACGCCTCCGATTGA
- a CDS encoding YaaR family protein, giving the protein MKVLIPPYQPPRKETETKNASKAKKNGVSSLNGGSPATSTETVETVSSSFLDILEEIVPSGSDTTKDLNSLWRELPEIEKRFLDLPSLGNLEAYQKHVQAITKAVVDQNMRVETLSRRMKGEAKKIYHVVKIIDEKIQILAELIMNEGNSAFKLLKSLTDIRGLLLDIQE; this is encoded by the coding sequence TTGAAAGTATTAATACCGCCTTACCAACCTCCTCGAAAAGAAACAGAAACTAAAAACGCTTCGAAAGCTAAGAAGAACGGAGTTTCTTCTTTAAATGGCGGAAGCCCCGCAACTTCTACGGAAACAGTGGAAACCGTTTCTTCTTCATTCCTAGATATTCTCGAAGAAATCGTTCCATCCGGCTCCGATACTACAAAGGATCTAAACTCACTTTGGAGAGAACTCCCTGAAATCGAAAAACGATTTTTGGACCTTCCTTCTCTTGGAAATTTAGAAGCCTATCAAAAACACGTTCAAGCGATCACAAAAGCCGTAGTCGATCAGAACATGCGAGTCGAAACTCTTTCCAGAAGAATGAAAGGCGAGGCTAAGAAGATCTATCACGTCGTGAAGATCATCGACGAAAAAATTCAAATTTTAGCCGAACTGATTATGAACGAAGGGAATTCCGCATTTAAACTTTTAAAATCACTTACGGACATACGCGGCTTGTTGCTGGATATTCAAGAATAG
- the serS gene encoding serine--tRNA ligase codes for MLDLRYITENTEDLKKVLELRGFKEIGIIDQLKSIIHRKREYQKEADNLREERNKVSKEVGKIKQSGGDITEISASVKLVGEKIKEIETKLELEEKALYDINLGLPNVLDPKVPEGKSEHDNVVQYEIGTIPKFSFAPKPHFEIGESLNWINFEKGVKLSGARAYTYWKDGARLERALMNFMLNVHTKEHGYTEVWVPVMVNDESMTATGQYPKFKDEFYRIEKDELNLIPTAEVPLTNLYRDEIIPEDQLPISVTAHTSCFRREAGSYGKDTRGLVRVHQFQKVELVKFCKPEDSEEEHKKMLSHAENILKKLELPYRVIILCTGDISANSSITYDIEVWMPGLNRFMEISSVSNFRDFQARRGRIRYKSKDGKNQHVHTINGSGLALGRTYAAILENFQNEDGTVRIPEALKPYF; via the coding sequence ATGCTTGATCTGCGTTATATAACTGAAAACACGGAAGACCTCAAAAAAGTTTTGGAACTCAGAGGTTTCAAAGAAATCGGAATCATAGATCAACTCAAGTCGATCATCCATAGAAAACGAGAATATCAGAAAGAAGCCGATAACCTTCGAGAGGAAAGGAACAAGGTCAGCAAAGAAGTCGGTAAAATCAAACAATCCGGCGGGGACATTACGGAAATTTCCGCTTCGGTTAAACTGGTCGGCGAAAAAATCAAAGAGATCGAAACCAAACTCGAGCTGGAAGAAAAGGCGCTTTACGATATCAATTTAGGACTTCCTAATGTTCTGGATCCTAAGGTTCCGGAGGGGAAATCAGAACACGACAACGTAGTTCAATACGAAATCGGAACGATTCCGAAATTCTCCTTTGCTCCCAAACCGCATTTTGAAATCGGAGAATCCCTGAACTGGATCAACTTTGAAAAAGGTGTGAAACTTTCAGGCGCGCGCGCGTACACGTATTGGAAAGACGGCGCGAGATTGGAAAGAGCCTTGATGAATTTCATGCTGAACGTTCACACGAAAGAACACGGTTATACGGAAGTTTGGGTTCCCGTGATGGTGAACGACGAATCGATGACCGCTACCGGACAATATCCTAAATTCAAAGACGAATTCTATAGAATCGAAAAGGATGAACTCAATTTGATTCCGACGGCGGAAGTTCCTCTGACCAATTTGTATCGTGATGAAATCATCCCCGAGGATCAACTGCCGATTTCCGTAACGGCGCATACTTCCTGTTTTAGAAGAGAAGCGGGTTCGTATGGAAAGGATACGCGCGGTCTTGTGCGCGTGCATCAATTTCAAAAAGTCGAACTCGTTAAGTTTTGCAAACCGGAAGATTCGGAAGAGGAACATAAAAAGATGTTGTCCCACGCGGAAAACATTCTAAAGAAATTAGAACTTCCTTATAGAGTGATTATTCTTTGCACCGGTGATATTTCCGCGAATTCTTCGATTACCTATGACATCGAAGTTTGGATGCCCGGTTTGAATCGGTTTATGGAGATTTCTTCCGTTTCCAACTTCCGCGACTTTCAAGCGAGAAGAGGACGGATCCGTTATAAATCGAAAGACGGAAAAAATCAGCACGTTCATACGATCAACGGTTCCGGTCTCGCGCTCGGAAGAACTTATGCGGCGATCTTGGAAAACTTTCAGAACGAAGACGGAACGGTTCGGATTCCGGAAGCGCTGAAGCCGTATTTCTAA
- a CDS encoding ParB/RepB/Spo0J family partition protein — MAVKPKALGRGLGNLIPVNENKTPMDSSSEGALREIKISEIRPNPSQPRKTFSEESLRELSETIKAHGVIQPIVVKQSDSGYEIISGERRYRACKLAGFVKIPAVVKNVSENQSMEMAIIENIQREDLNPIEEAIAYKTLSEKLNLKITDISARVGKNRSTISNLIRLLQLPDSVQDLIKNGRISEGHARPLLSLADRKKIEQLAYQIAEKGLTARQVEDLVSNLTEERSSAPEKKKPRKDVNIVELENKFRRKYSMKIEIGHNQSSGKGKMTIAYPNLEAMEKILNALGL, encoded by the coding sequence ATGGCTGTTAAACCCAAAGCCCTCGGTCGAGGGCTTGGAAATCTGATTCCTGTTAACGAAAACAAAACTCCGATGGATTCTTCTTCGGAAGGGGCTCTTCGTGAAATAAAGATCAGCGAAATCCGTCCGAATCCAAGTCAGCCTCGGAAAACATTTTCGGAAGAATCTCTTCGTGAACTTTCGGAAACGATCAAGGCGCACGGAGTCATTCAACCGATCGTCGTAAAACAATCCGATTCCGGTTATGAAATCATATCCGGCGAACGGCGTTATCGAGCATGTAAACTTGCGGGTTTCGTAAAGATTCCAGCGGTCGTTAAGAACGTTTCCGAAAATCAATCCATGGAAATGGCGATCATCGAAAATATCCAGAGAGAGGATTTGAATCCAATCGAAGAGGCGATCGCATACAAAACTCTTTCCGAAAAATTGAATTTAAAGATCACGGATATTTCCGCTCGTGTCGGAAAGAATCGTTCCACAATTTCTAATTTGATTCGTTTGCTTCAGTTGCCGGATTCCGTTCAGGATTTGATTAAGAATGGGAGAATCTCCGAAGGTCACGCAAGACCTCTTCTTTCTTTGGCCGATCGAAAAAAGATAGAACAACTCGCGTATCAAATCGCAGAGAAAGGTTTGACCGCGAGACAAGTGGAAGACTTGGTTTCCAATCTCACGGAAGAACGTTCTTCCGCTCCTGAAAAGAAAAAACCTCGTAAAGACGTCAACATCGTCGAACTCGAAAATAAATTCCGCAGAAAGTATTCGATGAAGATAGAAATCGGTCACAACCAAAGTTCCGGCAAAGGAAAGATGACGATCGCTTATCCGAATCTCGAAGCGATGGAAAAAATTCTAAACGCTTTGGGCCTCTAA
- a CDS encoding M23 family metallopeptidase produces the protein MDIKATSALIYYRLRYKYQEYKLKLDLKLSELNRKGKERLTVMVIPHSEQKTINFHISYRAISIFIGTIFILLIISSINVLSHSGSVHQLTELNLSNKDFIRQSAKMKEEINSLHEYVEYYYGRLARLYVRLGGDPAKVSKGIGGAEHLSTQPPSIIEPKSSTSPANDLPEGAAVFRLKEDVHNLRISNELTQDIISILKKRKNILKQTPSIWPVKGYVLYPYGAYFNPITGRREYNSGVDIGSFAGSEVLATAPGTVYEIGHTRNTGYFVKVAHKYGWKTIYSNMDRLKVKQGQQVSKTEVIGFVGKTEASPNYMLHYEIHVGTRAINPFAFLNQIQD, from the coding sequence GTGGATATTAAAGCAACTTCCGCACTCATTTACTATAGACTCCGTTACAAGTATCAAGAGTACAAGCTCAAACTGGATCTAAAACTTTCCGAACTCAATCGAAAGGGAAAAGAAAGACTGACCGTAATGGTCATTCCTCACTCCGAACAGAAAACGATCAACTTTCACATCTCTTACAGAGCGATTTCCATCTTCATCGGAACGATTTTTATTCTTCTTATCATCAGTTCCATCAATGTTTTAAGCCATAGCGGATCCGTTCACCAGTTGACCGAACTCAATCTTTCCAACAAAGACTTTATCCGCCAATCCGCGAAGATGAAAGAAGAAATCAATTCTCTTCACGAATACGTGGAATACTATTACGGAAGATTGGCGAGACTTTATGTAAGACTCGGCGGAGATCCTGCAAAAGTCTCCAAAGGAATCGGAGGAGCCGAACACCTTTCCACACAACCGCCGTCCATCATCGAACCGAAATCCTCCACTTCTCCCGCGAACGACCTTCCCGAAGGCGCCGCCGTATTTAGATTGAAAGAAGATGTTCACAATCTAAGAATCAGCAACGAACTCACGCAAGATATCATCTCGATTCTTAAAAAGAGAAAGAACATCTTAAAACAAACTCCTTCCATCTGGCCGGTCAAAGGTTATGTTCTTTATCCATACGGAGCCTACTTCAATCCCATCACCGGAAGAAGAGAATACAACAGCGGTGTGGACATCGGTTCTTTTGCAGGATCGGAAGTTCTCGCCACCGCTCCCGGAACCGTATATGAAATCGGCCATACGAGAAACACCGGCTACTTCGTAAAAGTAGCACACAAATACGGATGGAAAACGATCTATTCGAATATGGACCGCTTAAAAGTAAAACAAGGCCAACAAGTTTCTAAAACCGAAGTGATCGGTTTTGTCGGCAAGACTGAGGCTTCTCCGAACTACATGCTCCACTATGAAATCCACGTTGGAACAAGAGCGATCAATCCGTTTGCTTTCCTCAACCAAATTCAGGACTGA
- a CDS encoding bactofilin family protein translates to MATTEEHLIVNSIIGEGAEFSGEFKLSGLLRIDGIFRGSIKTEGKVLIGKSGIVDTDIRARIVVAGGEINGNIYASERVTLLASCRMKGDIVSPRIVMEEGVQFEGNCKINPVAH, encoded by the coding sequence ATGGCCACAACAGAAGAACACTTAATCGTAAATAGTATCATCGGCGAAGGCGCCGAGTTCAGCGGTGAGTTTAAACTCTCCGGGCTCTTGAGAATCGACGGAATTTTCCGCGGCTCGATAAAAACCGAAGGAAAAGTCCTAATCGGTAAATCCGGAATCGTCGATACGGATATCAGAGCCCGAATTGTGGTCGCCGGCGGTGAAATCAACGGGAATATTTACGCGAGCGAACGGGTCACTCTACTTGCATCCTGCAGAATGAAAGGAGATATCGTATCTCCTAGAATCGTGATGGAAGAAGGGGTACAATTCGAAGGCAATTGTAAGATTAACCCAGTTGCACATTGA